CGTATGTCCATGAAGCATACAAATCGGTCATGTTCAAAAATTTAAAAACGTTGACTGGATTTTCTGAGTCGAGGAATCCCTTGTTATTGTCAAGCACAGTTATAACTCCTTCAAATACAATGTATACCATATCAAACAGAATTGGTTTATCTGACTTGTTGACTATGGTGACATAACCGTGGATATAGTCACCTTGTCTGAATTCTTTATTGGATGGATCGATAACTGTTGGTTTCATACCAACTTGACACACTTTTTCCGTGACAGTGATTTTCACTTCCAAGTTGGAGCTGACAGCATTATTGGTCTTGGTCAAGTTAGGCAATTTGTGAGCGTTTGCCAAGATGGTGTTCTCCCAAACCTGAGCCGACTCTTCGTTGAAAGTCAGGGATTCAGTGATGGACAACGGGAATGCTTCTACGCTGTTGTTCACAGACTCATTCATCGGTGTTTGAAAGCCAAATAATGACAGACTATTTAATGTATTGGAAGTAGTCACAGGGCTAACCTCGTATATGGGTGGATCCACTCTGAAATTTTCATCGGTCGGggtcaagttcttggagatAGTCAGCTGGTACATGTGGTAAGAAGGCAAAATATTGTTTATcaattcgtcttcttcgCCTGCGCTTACTATTGGACTAATGGATATTCCTGAAAACTGCGATTGCAAGTtcatttctgaagttgCTTCATTTTGCACAGATTCTATAGATGGGAAGTCCCTCACTTTCGCTATGGGTTTCGGACTCTGGTGGCTATCGTCAGAGTCATTATTTGGTGAAGACATAATGTGCTGCCGCAATATACATAATATGAAGTTCTAGACTGCTGTAAGGTGCTAGCAAAGTGCCTTgaagaactgaaaaatatattAGCAACGGTTGTAGTAAAGATGAGCTGAGTGTTTGGATGCAGGGCTTGGCCGAATAAGGTAATTCGTTGGAACCAAAATCGAAAGGCGCCAGGGTAGCAAGAACCGAATCTTTTTTagaggaaaagaaaccTCCATATCTATGGAATAAACGGATGAAGAACTATTTGCTGTTGTATTGGAAAGAGCTGTGAGGCAAAATACGACATATCTTTAGTGGTAAACATTCGTATTTAATTAATGTGCTGCAAAATTGATCACATGACTACAATTGGGATATAGGTAGATCTCGGTGTTTGATGtttgaagaacagattGGGCCcagttctttctcttacCGTTACTGTAATAGCTCACTGCTTTGACTTGTTGCAGAGACAACTTTTCATTCATTCTTGTGTGGCAAGGATCTGTGGTGGctcaattgcaattgagAAATGCACACTCACAGACTCATAGGGTATTCTTTTGCGATTCACAGTTCGTCATTGATTGGGCTTCTCCGCTGCTCGAATCACCTCATACACATACTTAGAATTGCCATTTCCACactcttcttccagctAGCCTCCTCTTCATCCGCTTGGAGTCATTCTCTGCTTTTTGCACCTGAATGACCTTCACCACTCAGTCTTCAAGCAGTGTGGTATGTGCACTCTTCGTTAGGCGCGCATTTAGAGAAGAGAGAAATTCCGCGCACTGATAACGAAAAGCTCCACAGTCTTGCGAGAGTTAGCTTTCTTATTTATTCCGATCTGACTAATTATTGTCCAGAGCAGCTTCATACATTAGTTATATAGACACACTACTTATTCATTATACTGCCTACTACCGACTACGGCTCGAATACTGCTCCAATAGTTTATCAACAGATAAATACTTCTACACCAAGCGGACTTTTTTCTCCAACAAATTCCACACTGGCTTATCTAACTCGATGACTTTAAACGAGAAAACCACGCTTCTACAGCACCAACAACAGAGATCTGTACGAGGGTTGCGGTATTTACCAGCAATTCACTTCAAAAGCAGATTCCTTGTAGTATTAGCAGCCATTATGACCATCTTGGTTATGCACACATTGCTAGTTCTACAAGGAAAACAGCCTctccttgaagaaaagatcaaataCATTAAGAGACCAGACCCCTATAGGAGTCTTCATAAGATTTTCATCAATGACGACCCCTTACTTGACCGTATTGGTGTACCTACTTTATCTCCACTGGAAGAACATTTACACCTTGGATCCAAAGCCATGGTTACCAGTGATGTACCTCTTTGTTCTACTATGGGTAAAGATATACTTTTGCTGGGAGGTAATGCGGCTGATGCTGCTGTGACTGTAGCGCTCTGTATTGGAACTATCAATTCTCACTCGTCTGGTATTGGTGGTGGGGGATTCATAGTTAGTAAACATAAGAACGATTTCATCAGTATCGATGCTCGTGAAATGGCTCCTAGTGGAGCATTTAAAGACATGTACGGAGACAACTTTGTTCTTTCCAAGATAGGCGGATTGGCAATAGCTGTTCCTGGTGAATTGAAGGGGTTGTACGAGCTTTTTGTCAGACATGGCTCGGGTAGATTGTCGTGGAAACAATTGCTTGAACCTGTAATTCACTTGAACCGAAATGGATTCCGTTGCACTAAAGTATTGGAAACAGTCATTGCCATGGAGAACAGTATTGTTTTCTCGCAGGTACCAGAAATCAAGACAAACTGGGACtttatcttcaagaatgacGAGACAGTCAAGGAAGGTGACTGGATCAGACGTCCTAACTATGCCAATACGTTAGAACTAATTGCCAACAATGGGTCTTCAGCCGTATTCtatgatccagaaggaCCTATTGTTGGCTCTTTGGTTAAAACTATTAAGCAATTTGGAGGAATCCTCACGAAGGAtgatttcaagaactacAAAGTAAATGTAGAACACCCTATCAATGTTAATCTTACCATCGGAGATAAGGACCTTTCTGTGTATACGGCCAATGGTGTTTCCAGTGGTTTAGCTTTGGTAGCCGgattgaatttcttcaacgaaGTACATAACAACTCTCAGATCATCAATGATAAGGATGATGTCCTGCTTACGCACAAGCTAGTTGAGAGTTTCAAATGGCTATCTGCTATCAGATCGGAGTTTGGTGACGTCAACATCGATAACTACAAGCAAGACTTGATTACCAAGTACACCAGCAAGTCGTGGATCAAGGAGGTATTCGACAAGGGCGAGTACTCAGACGAAAGGACGTTTCCCTGGACCAACTACCATCCCAAGTACGAGTTGACTGAGCCTGAAGGTACGTCTCACTTCTCGATTATTGATGAGGAGGACAATGCCATTTCCATGACTACTACAGTTAATCTTCTATTCGGCTCTTTAGTCTACGACAACAGCACAGGTATAATTCTTAACAATGAGATGGAtgatttttcgcagccaaagGTGCCCAATGCTTTCAACCTAACTCCTtctatctacaacttcatcgGTCCGCATAAAAGGCCGTTATCGTCGACGGCGCCCACGATTATTGTAGATAGCGATACCGGGAAGCCGGATCTTTTGATCGGAGCTGCGGGTGGCCTGCGTATTCCTACTGCTGTTTTACAGGCTATCGTGCGTATCTACTATGAGCGTAAGCAGCTATTGCACACTATCTCTTTCCCTCGATTACATCATCAGCTCATTCCACGGAATATTATGGTGGAAAACTTTACTGTGTTTGATGATGAACATGGCCACAACAACATACAGACTGCGTTGTGCAAGTTGGGCCACACTTTCTACGAAAGCGGGTCATTAACGTCAATGAATGGGATTCACCGCAACGGCGACCATCTAGAAGGAGTCAGTGACTTTTGGCGGAAACGAGGCGAGGCCGATGGATATTAGAATTTGTGCAGAAGTCCAATATCGATTTGATCCTCCGGAGCGTTATTTTGCCGTGATAGAGAAATTGGATTATTCAATGTAAATAATATTCTAATAGATCAAGTAAAAAATTTCTGCTGGAGTGTAGGACCAATTTTTATTTCTGTGGGCTCCAATCACACACTCCGTTTTTTATCAGGATAGCCAGATCATATGTAGATATACCCAAGGAGATGTGCACATTGCACAACATTGGCAGTTTGCGTAGCATATATACGGACTCATAGATACGAACTACGTAGACACGAATTACAGGCTGAATCATATTTACCATTCTACACCGTGTAAGGTGAATTTATGAGAGTGCCGTGGAGATGTGAAAGTGTGACAGCAGAAAGATTTTTCATGTACCTACATTCCTTTTAACATCTCTAATATACAATTATTACATTCTACGCTTATGATAAGTCTTAAATTTCCCATTCTTAAATTTCCCTTTGTCGGGACGCACAACCAAACCCTAATGAACAATTGGAATGAACAATTagaatttcattttcctGGGGTATTCGGAGCTGACATATGCTGATAATCACCATTTGTCGGACGATTTTAAACTGTAACTATGTGGCGCCGGTATCCGGAGTTGGTAGAGCTACGGAGTTGAATGATCGGTTCAACGGGGATTGGAGACCAAATTGGCCAATGAACGCACTGGCGACCCGCATCTGAGTAATATTTTCTGACATGTCGGATTGCCCCACACTGTATAAACGCTAAAGAAAACTCCGAGATGCACGGCCTGTATATAGTGGAATGCTCGGAGTTTTGCACCGCAGGCTTGAGCGCCTAACTATGGCGAATTCCCCAGATTTCACCAATAATGTCCCGCACAATTGTCCCGCTCCTGCAAACAGAACACAGTTACCCGCTCACGATCGCTGAGCAATGCAACTCCGGTGGTGACGCAGCACTAAAACGAACAAATCTTCTGGGGTAGGCCTCATTTTTCGTGGATATAAATTGCTGATAAATTCCTTGCTTTGGCACACCAACGCTATAATGCCCTTGACTTTTATTACTCTTTGGCTGCGTATACATTATATCTACTTCGTACACTGTTAGCTTCACTTTTCCTATCCTTTCTTCTATTTATAGTACTTATTTAAGACACCTGCATTTTTTCCCGGTCACccaattttcacttcttcatACCAACACAAATGGCTACCTACCAACATCAGGACAGCTTGCAAAAGTTGCCCATTCCCGACCTCACTGAAACCTGCGCCAACTACCTCAAGGTGTTGAAGCCTTTGCAGACAGAGTCGGAGCACGAGCAAACCGTCAAAGCCGTGGagagcttcttgaaaagcGGCACGGGTAAATACTTGGATCTGGAACTTCGAACTTTTGCCAAAACAAGAAACTCCTACATTGAACAGTTCTGGTACGATGCCTACTTGAACTACGACAACCCCGTagtgttgaacttgaaccCATTCTTCCTCTTGGAAGACGATcccttcaacaacgataACAATGTCCATAGCAACCCTCAGATCAAGCGTGCCACCTCGCTTACATTGTCTTCCTTGAAGTTCATCCAGGCTCTCAAGAATGAGACGTTGCCTCCAGACGTATTAAAGAATGGCCAACCTTTGTGCATGTACCAATATTCCAAACTCTTTGGTGCCTCGAGAATCCCCACTGATGATGGGTGTATCATGCAATCCGACAACAAGTCCAACCACATTGTCGTCATGAGCAAGTCTCAGTTCTACTGGTTTGATGTATTGGACTCCAAAaacaacatcttgttgtctgAATCTGAGTTGAGTGTCAATTTCACCTCGATTGTCCAAGACTCGTTGACTACTGATCATGCTGATATTgccaagtcttctttcGGAGTGTTGACCActgaaaacagaagaatCTGGGCCAACGTCCGTAACAACTTGATTCACAACAACCCCATCAATAATGAGATCTTGTCGATCATCGACTCGGctctcttcatcttgtgCTTAGACGACATTGAAATCAACGATTTGTCGGAGTTGTCCAAGAATATGTTGTGCGGCTTGTCGATACTTGACAAGGGTATCCAGGTAGGTACTTGTACCAACAGATGGTACGACAAGTTGCAGATCATCATTACCAAGAATGGTAAGGCTGGTATTAATTTTGAACACACAGGAGTTGACGGCCACACCGTATTAAGATTTGTCAGTGATATCTACACTGACTCAATCTTGTCATTTGCCCAGTCAATCAACACTAACTCTCCTTCCCTCTGGAAGAATACCCGAAAGAACAGCAATGAGATAGAGATCAATGATGACTTAATCACCATTCCCCGTAAATTGGAATGGGACTTAACTCCAGACTTGTCTCTCGCTCTTAGATTCGGTGAAACCAGATTAAGTGACTTGATCAACCAGAATGAGTTCAGACACTTGGAGTTCAAGAGATATGGTGCATCGTTCATCAAAAAAATGAAGTTCTCCCCAGATGCTTTTGTGCAAATGGCCTTTCAAGCAACATATTATGCATTGTACGGTAAAGTCGAGTGTACCTATGAGCCAGCTATGACCAAGCATTTCTTCCATGGAAGAACTGAAGCCATCAGAACTGTTTCACAGGAGTCAAACTTGTATGTCAGAAAGTTTTTTGACTCTCTAATCTCTaatgaagagaagttgaaatacCTTGCAGAAGCCTGTAACCTGCACTCTAAACAAACAAGATTGTGTTCGGCTGGTAAAGGTGTGGACAGACATCTTTATGCCTTATTCTGCCTCTGGAAGAGATACCTTGATACTCATGAGGACGAGGAAGATGGTGAATCCACTAACATGGATCCAAGAGCCTCTATCTCTACTTTAGTTGACGACGACgattcttcgtctgaaaATACCATCGTGGACCACCATAGCCATGCTAAGGCTCAGAATTCGatggccaacttgaaggtgTTACCAGAAATCTTTGCTGACAATGGCTGGGACAAGCTTAACAACACTATAATCTCTACGTCCAACTGTGGTAACCCTTCATTGAGATTGTTTGGTTTCGGTCCAGTTTCTGCCAATGGGTTTGGTATTGGTTACATCTTAAAGGATGATTCTATCTCCATCTGTGCTTCTTCCAAACATAGACAAACGCAAAGATTCTTGACTACTTTGGAATCATACTTGAATGAGATTGAAACTATGTTCAAGCAAGTGAAGggagaaaagaaagctgctgctgctgttgcaGCCAAGGCAGCCACTGTCGCTTCGCTTCCTAAGATTGTTCAACCTACTCCAGTCAGCAACTTGTCTAGTTTGTTGGGTGGTTACGGTTACTTCGACATGGGTGATGACGATATCAAGTCTAGAGGCCCAAGTCCAGAGTTGCCTTTCTTGAATAGAAACAATAGTGGATTCTCTATTCGTGAAATCGGCAAGAAGTTACGTTTGTCTGAATACTAGACGATATTTATTCATTACATTTCCTTATTTATTAACGTGACAAATACTTTATTTATTTAACAATTAATTTATTCTGATTTTATTCGTATTCATTTCTGGTCTGTTATTTATAAATCATTAAAATACATAGCATGTTTCATTCAAGAATCTCAGTCAATTATTTAGATCCCAAAACTTCCTTGTATGAACGCAGCCCTGAGATTAGCCTTATTTGTAGTTGAATTCTTGTTGTGTTTACCTTGTTTTGGAATGCTCATCATCGTGAAGTCACTAACGCCATGCTTACCACCAGAACCAGTGTCACTTGTTGGTCGACTATGCGGAGGAGATATGGGGTGGTGATTGGAAGCTGAAGGGCGATTCAAATAGATGGGCTGCGGAGCTGGTGTATGGTTAGGATGGTGAATTGGTTCATGGGCAACAGGTTGATATGCTTGGTACTGAGGTTGCAGCAGAAGAGCAGGTGAATGATGAGATGGTTTCTGCTGCTGAGGAGGATGTGGAAGATATTGCTGAGGATTATGAGGTAGATATTGCTGTGAATATTGCTGGGGGTGTAAGTATTGCTGCGGATGCGGGAATTGCTGTGGAGGGATTGCCAGATACACTTGACCTTGTGGTTCAGTGTTGGAGTTCAATTTCGTGTGTGACTTTTCTGGAGATCTCAGttgtggagaagaaccACGGGATTTATGATATTCAGTAGGAAGAGACAACTGCTCTTGAGAACTGTGGTACATATACTGAGTTGGAGGTACTGGTAAATACTCTTGGGAGCCATGGTATGCATATTGGGGTTGATAAGGCATTGGTGGGGCCAGAAATGGACTGAAAAAGATTCCATTTTGAACAGCAGGAGAATGTGAAGCCATATTCAAATCTAAAGGAGGAGGTACTTGATTGAAAATTGGTTGAGGTGGTGGTAGTGCCATAGTATAGTCAGTTTGCTTTTCATCTGCAACATATGACGTTggctttttcttctttttcttcttcttttctttgtcttgtGACTTATCTTTAACACGCTTTGGCAGCTCTGGTACTGGAGACATGATAACATCAGGTGGGGCAAAAGAGCCTGGAGGAGATCTAATTGGAGGGGTTCCAACAGATGCAAATTCTGGAGTATCAGTAAAACCTgcgg
This window of the Scheffersomyces stipitis CBS 6054 chromosome 6, complete sequence genome carries:
- the EMC38 gene encoding gamma-glutamyltransferase (Gamma-glutamyltransferase precursor (Gamma-glutamyltranspeptidase) (Gamma-GT) (Extracellular matrix protein 38) (CIK1 suppressor protein 2) [Contains: Gamma-glutamyltransferase heavy chain Gamma-glutamyltransferase light chain]~go_function gamma-glutamyltransferase activity) is translated as MTLNEKTTLLQHQQQRSVRGLRYLPAIHFKSRFLVVLAAIMTILVMHTLLVLQGKQPLLEEKIKYIKRPDPYRSLHKIFINDDPLLDRIGVPTLSPSEEHLHLGSKAMVTSDVPLCSTMGKDILLSGGNAADAAVTVALCIGTINSHSSGIGGGGFIVSKHKNDFISIDAREMAPSGAFKDMYGDNFVLSKIGGLAIAVPGELKGLYELFVRHGSGRLSWKQLLEPVIHLNRNGFRCTKVLETVIAMENSIVFSQVPEIKTNWDFIFKNDETVKEGDWIRRPNYANTLELIANNGSSAVFYDPEGPIVGSLVKTIKQFGGILTKDDFKNYKVNVEHPINVNLTIGDKDLSVYTANGVSSGLALVAGLNFFNEIINDKDDVSLTHKLVESFKWLSAIRSEFGDVNIDNYKQDLITKYTSKSWIKEVFDKGEYSDERTFPWTNYHPKYELTEPEGTSHFSIIDEEDNAISMTTTVNLLFGSLVYDNSTGIILNNEMDDFSQPKVPNAFNLTPSIYNFIGPHKRPLSSTAPTIIVDSDTGKPDLLIGAAGGSRIPTAVLQAIVRIYYERKQLLHTISFPRLHHQLIPRNIMVENFTVFDDEHGHNNIQTALCKLGHTFYESGSLTSMNGIHRNGDHLEGVSDFWRKRGEADGY
- the YAT1 gene encoding mitochondrial carnitine acetyltransferase (go_function acyltransferase activity), which gives rise to MATYQHQDSLQKLPIPDLTETCANYLKVLKPLQTESEHEQTVKAVESFLKSGTGKYLDSELRTFAKTRNSYIEQFWYDAYLNYDNPVVLNLNPFFLLEDDPFNNDNNVHSNPQIKRATSLTLSSLKFIQALKNETLPPDVLKNGQPLCMYQYSKLFGASRIPTDDGCIMQSDNKSNHIVVMSKSQFYWFDVLDSKNNILLSESELSVNFTSIVQDSLTTDHADIAKSSFGVLTTENRRIWANVRNNLIHNNPINNEILSIIDSALFILCLDDIEINDLSELSKNMLCGLSILDKGIQVGTCTNRWYDKLQIIITKNGKAGINFEHTGVDGHTVLRFVSDIYTDSILSFAQSINTNSPSLWKNTRKNSNEIEINDDLITIPRKLEWDLTPDLSLALRFGETRLSDLINQNEFRHLEFKRYGASFIKKMKFSPDAFVQMAFQATYYALYGKVECTYEPAMTKHFFHGRTEAIRTVSQESNLYVRKFFDSLISNEEKLKYLAEACNSHSKQTRLCSAGKGVDRHLYALFCLWKRYLDTHEDEEDGESTNMDPRASISTLVDDDDSSSENTIVDHHSHAKAQNSMANLKVLPEIFADNGWDKLNNTIISTSNCGNPSLRLFGFGPVSANGFGIGYILKDDSISICASSKHRQTQRFLTTLESYLNEIETMFKQVKGEKKAAAAVAAKAATVASLPKIVQPTPVSNLSSLLGGYGYFDMGDDDIKSRGPSPELPFLNRNNSGFSIREIGKKLRLSEY